One Rhodobacter sp. CZR27 DNA segment encodes these proteins:
- a CDS encoding Flp family type IVb pilin, protein MFKFLNTKWKSFRRDEEGVTLVEYGIAVVLAIIVGTTALLTLAGDIEDNLTDAHDVMISREAPAGD, encoded by the coding sequence ATGTTCAAGTTCCTCAACACCAAATGGAAATCCTTCCGCCGCGACGAAGAGGGCGTGACCCTGGTCGAATACGGCATCGCCGTCGTGCTCGCGATCATCGTCGGCACCACGGCGCTTCTCACGCTGGCCGGTGACATTGAGGATAACCTCACTGATGCGCATGACGTGATGATTTCGCGTGAAGCGCCCGCTGGCGATTGA
- the cpaB gene encoding Flp pilus assembly protein CpaB yields the protein MAMRSVLVAMLGVAIAGGSAIGARHYLVATPAMSAGEPGTSLDMVQVIVANRDIPFGMEIQPSMLKVIAWPKEALPPAAVTDAKMLLPAEGQQPRRALKSISQGEIVLTSKVSGYGQKVTLVQNLAPNTRAMAIKVDAVTAVGGLVTPGDRVDIVLTQSQSGGLSATTILQNIRIVGVDQQTDERTEQSAVARTVTVEVTPEQGQALALAQKAGTLSLTLRTLDAEPNRQLDSVALEDILNAPPPPAVDAPAPEPVRTRIKVRRAGEVETVEVN from the coding sequence ATGGCCATGAGGTCCGTTCTTGTCGCAATGCTCGGCGTGGCCATTGCTGGAGGCTCTGCCATCGGCGCGCGTCATTACCTTGTGGCGACGCCGGCAATGTCGGCCGGCGAACCGGGCACTTCACTAGACATGGTGCAGGTGATCGTCGCGAATCGTGACATCCCGTTCGGGATGGAGATCCAGCCGTCGATGTTGAAGGTCATCGCTTGGCCAAAGGAAGCCCTGCCTCCTGCCGCTGTTACGGACGCCAAGATGCTGCTGCCTGCAGAGGGCCAGCAGCCGCGCCGCGCCCTCAAGAGCATTTCGCAAGGCGAGATCGTCCTGACCTCAAAGGTCTCGGGCTACGGCCAGAAGGTGACGTTGGTGCAGAATCTTGCCCCCAATACTCGCGCTATGGCGATCAAGGTGGATGCCGTGACCGCCGTCGGCGGACTTGTGACCCCTGGCGACCGGGTGGACATCGTGCTGACTCAGAGCCAGAGTGGTGGGCTGAGCGCAACAACGATCCTTCAGAACATCCGCATTGTGGGTGTAGACCAGCAGACCGACGAGCGCACTGAACAATCCGCGGTCGCCCGAACCGTCACCGTCGAGGTGACGCCCGAACAGGGCCAGGCCCTGGCGCTGGCGCAGAAGGCCGGCACGCTTAGCCTGACATTGCGCACGCTCGACGCCGAACCGAACCGGCAGCTCGACTCCGTCGCCCTCGAGGACATCCTGAACGCCCCGCCGCCCCCGGCCGTCGACGCACCGGCCCCCGAACCGGTCAGGACCAGGATCAAGGTCCGCCGCGCGGGCGAGGTCGAGACCGTCGAAGTCAACTGA
- a CDS encoding Tad domain-containing protein, which produces MTRRPLREDEEGAILVFWAVALAVMLGMVALSFDMGRMAATQSELQAFADQVALAAAGELDGRADSIDRARDAAAELISDRQTFGAGAQDLDADDFTLTFLASLPADDRAAMADVTTDPHEAIHVRATVAPRAVPFTFAAAFFALTGRQETGNRVAASAVAGYTQYACDITPMMFCLPHPDFRADEHIGEMVLLRSGGQNAAWGPGDFGFIDPDDFADDSGTCSKENGVKRDQCLIGAVGALTQCVSQRGVDMQPGQREGIAAPVFNVRFDIYEKSMQHAANDPKYPAAPNVIKGYVSRTKGKSCDNSPGSPDSMALPRDTCFATRACSRYGDGNWAAGRTAYVAKNYGGTDPHPGARTRYEYYLAEIAAAAGGNILTGRSETGRPICSKYPSTDPERRVITVAGIDCTTTPVRGSMEDVPVVEFFRMFLTEPVGDDGTSPPTVDMWAEIVGSAEARSSGSGGYFHDVVQLYR; this is translated from the coding sequence ATGACCCGCAGACCCCTCCGCGAGGACGAGGAGGGAGCGATCCTCGTTTTCTGGGCGGTGGCGCTGGCCGTCATGCTTGGAATGGTCGCCCTCTCGTTCGACATGGGCCGCATGGCGGCCACGCAATCCGAACTGCAGGCCTTCGCCGACCAGGTCGCGCTGGCTGCCGCCGGCGAGCTGGACGGGCGCGCGGATTCCATCGACCGGGCCCGCGATGCGGCGGCAGAGCTGATCTCGGACCGCCAGACCTTCGGCGCGGGCGCGCAGGATCTGGACGCCGACGATTTCACGCTGACCTTCCTCGCCTCGCTTCCGGCCGACGACAGGGCCGCGATGGCGGACGTGACGACCGATCCGCACGAGGCGATCCATGTCCGCGCGACCGTCGCGCCGCGCGCGGTGCCCTTCACCTTCGCCGCGGCCTTCTTCGCCCTGACCGGGCGGCAGGAGACCGGGAACCGGGTCGCGGCCTCCGCCGTGGCGGGCTATACGCAATATGCCTGCGACATCACCCCGATGATGTTCTGCCTGCCCCACCCCGACTTCCGCGCCGACGAGCACATCGGCGAGATGGTGCTGCTGCGCTCGGGCGGTCAGAACGCCGCCTGGGGACCGGGCGACTTCGGCTTCATCGATCCCGACGATTTCGCGGATGACAGCGGCACCTGCAGCAAGGAGAACGGCGTCAAGCGCGACCAGTGCCTGATCGGGGCCGTGGGGGCGCTGACCCAGTGCGTCAGCCAGCGCGGCGTGGACATGCAGCCGGGTCAGCGAGAGGGGATCGCCGCCCCCGTCTTCAACGTGCGCTTCGACATCTATGAAAAGAGCATGCAGCACGCGGCGAATGACCCGAAATATCCCGCGGCGCCGAATGTCATCAAGGGCTACGTGTCGAGGACGAAGGGCAAGTCCTGCGACAACTCGCCGGGCTCGCCGGATTCGATGGCCCTGCCGCGCGACACCTGCTTTGCCACCCGCGCGTGCTCGCGCTATGGCGACGGCAACTGGGCGGCCGGGCGGACGGCCTATGTCGCGAAGAATTACGGCGGCACCGATCCGCATCCCGGCGCGCGCACCCGCTATGAATACTACCTGGCCGAGATCGCGGCGGCCGCCGGCGGCAATATCCTGACCGGACGCAGCGAGACCGGGCGCCCGATCTGCTCGAAATATCCGTCAACCGATCCCGAGCGCCGGGTGATCACCGTGGCCGGCATCGACTGCACCACCACGCCGGTCAGGGGCAGCATGGAAGACGTGCCGGTGGTCGAGTTCTTCCGCATGTTCCTGACCGAGCCGGTCGGCGATGATGGCACGTCGCCGCCCACTGTGGACATGTGGGCCGAGATCGTGGGCTCGGCCGAGGCGCGCAGCTCGGGCTCGGGCGGATACTTCCACGATGTCGTGCAGCTCTACCGGTGA